A region of Anticarsia gemmatalis isolate Benzon Research Colony breed Stoneville strain chromosome 18, ilAntGemm2 primary, whole genome shotgun sequence DNA encodes the following proteins:
- the LOC142980666 gene encoding ATPase inhibitor mai-2, mitochondrial-like, with the protein MQQSGVPGSGAGKGGGAGGSVRESGGGLGRFGAAQEEGYFQSKEREQLQKLKKELKDNPDLALKKKDK; encoded by the exons ATGCAGCAAAGTG GGGTGCCTGGTTCGGGAGCAGGGAAGGGTGGTGGAGCTGGAGGGTCGGTCAGAGAATCTGGCGGTGGCCTGGGACGGTTCGGAGCCGCACAAGAAGAGGGCTACTTTCAGTCTAAAGAAAGGGAACAGCTTCAGAAACTGAAGAAGGAGTTGAAAGACAACCCTGATTTAGCGCTGAAAAAGAAAGACAAGTGA